One window from the genome of Haloprofundus halobius encodes:
- a CDS encoding 4Fe-4S dicluster domain-containing protein gives MGIDPNFDANREKVGEENGVDVWGSVDPPEKLGIHGTHVAVDYDICIADGACLENCPVDVFTWVDTPDHPESEKKVEPTYEDQCIDCMLCVDICPVDAIDVDASRD, from the coding sequence ATGGGAATCGACCCGAACTTCGACGCAAATCGAGAGAAAGTCGGCGAGGAGAACGGTGTCGACGTCTGGGGATCAGTCGACCCGCCGGAGAAACTCGGCATTCACGGAACGCACGTTGCCGTCGACTACGACATCTGCATCGCCGACGGCGCGTGTCTGGAAAACTGCCCCGTCGACGTGTTCACGTGGGTGGATACCCCGGACCATCCCGAGAGCGAGAAGAAAGTCGAACCGACCTACGAGGATCAGTGCATCGACTGTATGCTCTGCGTCGATATCTGTCCCGTCGACGCCATCGACGTGGACGCGAGTCGGGACTGA
- a CDS encoding type 1 glutamine amidotransferase: MSRLRFALLDASHGSGSTRRNFRRELDADLVEFAASEGELPESYEYDGVVVTGSRASVYWDEEWIPPLVDYVAEAAERGIPVLGVCYGHQVLAEALGGRVGGMDDFEIGYNEVEHLENDPLFGGIDERFTVFTTHGDTVLELPPGAELLAKNQFGVHAFRKGNSYGVQFHPEYDVETAREVTDGKREQLGDTRVDEVLSGITTEQFDAACEAKQLFDNFVAHAERVREERREEKAAEV, encoded by the coding sequence ATGAGCAGACTTCGCTTCGCGCTTCTCGACGCCTCTCACGGCAGCGGAAGCACCAGACGGAACTTCAGACGCGAACTCGACGCCGACCTCGTGGAGTTCGCCGCCAGCGAGGGAGAGTTACCGGAGAGCTACGAGTACGACGGTGTCGTCGTCACCGGCTCTCGGGCGTCGGTCTACTGGGACGAAGAGTGGATTCCCCCGCTCGTCGACTACGTCGCCGAAGCCGCCGAGCGGGGGATTCCGGTTCTCGGCGTCTGTTACGGCCACCAAGTGCTCGCCGAGGCGCTCGGCGGGCGTGTCGGCGGGATGGACGACTTCGAGATCGGATACAACGAGGTCGAACACCTCGAAAACGACCCGCTGTTCGGCGGTATCGACGAGCGCTTCACCGTCTTCACGACGCACGGCGACACGGTGCTCGAACTGCCGCCAGGTGCGGAACTGCTGGCGAAAAACCAGTTCGGCGTCCACGCCTTTCGGAAGGGCAACAGCTACGGCGTGCAGTTCCACCCCGAGTACGACGTGGAGACGGCCCGCGAGGTGACTGACGGCAAGCGCGAGCAGCTCGGCGACACACGGGTCGACGAGGTGCTTTCGGGAATCACGACCGAGCAGTTCGACGCCGCCTGTGAAGCGAAGCAGTTGTTCGACAATTTCGTCGCCCACGCGGAACGCGTCCGCGAGGAGCGCCGCGAGGAGAAGGCGGCGGAGGTCTGA
- a CDS encoding alpha/beta fold hydrolase — translation MVTATNGGVSLHYQTDGDGETVAFVGDAGYGAWQWGWQHAAVAGPFESLVYDQRGVGHSDAPDGPYTVGELAQDLEVVLAAHKVRKAHLVGAGLGGMVALQTALSSNRVASLTLLATAATGDGLDAAPLYADPTDRDALRRATEAALSSSFVERHPDVVDRIVAWRADEDASPGAWEAQRAAVERFDVSDRLYEMTTPALVVHGTADSAWPVERGRELAEGLPRGTFAAVDGANHLVGVEASKDVNDRLLAFLEGQADAEP, via the coding sequence ATGGTTACCGCAACGAACGGCGGCGTCTCGCTTCACTATCAGACCGACGGCGACGGCGAAACCGTCGCGTTCGTCGGCGACGCGGGCTACGGCGCGTGGCAGTGGGGCTGGCAGCACGCCGCCGTCGCCGGTCCGTTCGAGAGTCTCGTCTACGACCAGCGCGGCGTCGGTCACTCCGACGCCCCGGACGGTCCGTACACCGTCGGCGAACTGGCGCAGGACCTCGAAGTCGTGCTCGCCGCCCACAAGGTTCGAAAAGCGCATCTCGTCGGCGCAGGGCTGGGTGGGATGGTCGCGCTGCAGACGGCGCTCTCTTCGAACCGAGTGGCGAGTCTGACGCTGCTGGCTACCGCCGCGACGGGAGATGGGTTGGACGCCGCGCCGCTGTACGCGGACCCGACCGACCGCGACGCGCTCCGCCGTGCGACCGAAGCGGCGCTCTCGTCGTCGTTCGTCGAGCGGCATCCCGACGTCGTCGACCGAATCGTCGCGTGGCGCGCCGACGAGGACGCGTCACCGGGAGCGTGGGAGGCGCAGCGGGCTGCGGTCGAGCGGTTCGACGTGAGCGACCGACTGTACGAAATGACGACGCCGGCGCTCGTGGTGCACGGCACGGCGGATTCGGCCTGGCCCGTCGAACGCGGCCGCGAACTCGCCGAGGGACTCCCGCGCGGAACGTTCGCGGCCGTCGACGGTGCGAACCACCTCGTCGGCGTCGAAGCGTCGAAGGACGTGAACGACCGACTGCTCGCGTTTCTGGAGGGGCAGGCCGACGCGGAGCCGTAG
- a CDS encoding (Fe-S)-binding protein: MTDLQAGGAVAPSPGAPAVLLQSGEPTRPTFWTISPVGEVVFYWLSALVLLVFAYGVYERLARYTLGSDDPVDRLADLPERVGIAARIALSNEKQFDRDLYAGIMHAFILWGFLTLFIGTTILAVDMDIWTKLLGQESFFQGNFYLSYSLVMDAMGFLFVVGVGMALYRRYAVRHDRLWGKHTSLEDDAFIWTLFLLGVGGYVIEGLRIAGTGFPEFETVSFVGYFLALVFDAAGMSAGQAESLYWFGWWSHALLALGFIAWIPRAKPFHMLSSFANVVTRDEKAGKRLPSVPADLDHVNAESIDDFSWKEILDQDACTKCGRCSSVCPAKASGRPLDPRDVILDLKSYRESLDAGETEPKPIVADGGESVVAAETMESCMACMACMDACPVEIEHLNSFTRMNRQLTDEGAVQSNMQDVFGNLMQKGNTFGDPPRKRADWAKELSFDLTDAREEEVEFLWYVGDYPSYDDRNKKVARSLATLLERAGVSFGILFDDEKFDGNDVRRVGEEFLFLELAGHHVETFEDCEFEKIVCTDPHSYNTMKNEYPEIDFGEFADDPVMPFEYDEFWNQEGQIPVYHWSQVVEQLVGEGRLGLDGTELDYTVTYHDPCHLGRYNDVYEAPRDIIEATGCDLHEMPRNRADSFCCGGGGGGLWMEFDEEPKPSEERLREALEDTDAGSAVEKFVVACPMCMTMYEDGRKTGDFEDDIEIVDVAELLIEALDAKREKTTAAGDDTRPATAD; encoded by the coding sequence ATGACAGATTTGCAGGCAGGCGGCGCAGTCGCGCCGTCTCCGGGCGCTCCAGCGGTGCTCCTGCAGTCGGGAGAGCCGACGCGTCCGACGTTCTGGACCATCAGCCCCGTCGGCGAGGTGGTCTTCTACTGGCTGTCGGCGCTGGTGCTTCTCGTCTTCGCCTACGGCGTCTACGAGCGGTTAGCCCGCTACACCCTCGGCAGCGACGACCCCGTCGACCGCCTCGCCGACCTCCCGGAGCGAGTCGGGATCGCCGCCCGAATCGCCCTCTCGAACGAGAAGCAGTTCGACCGCGACCTCTACGCCGGAATCATGCACGCGTTCATCCTCTGGGGCTTTCTGACGCTGTTCATCGGGACGACGATTCTCGCCGTCGACATGGATATCTGGACGAAACTACTCGGTCAGGAGTCGTTCTTCCAGGGGAACTTCTATCTCTCGTACTCACTCGTGATGGACGCGATGGGCTTTCTGTTCGTCGTCGGCGTCGGGATGGCGCTCTACCGGCGCTACGCCGTCCGTCACGACCGCCTCTGGGGCAAACACACGTCTCTGGAGGACGACGCGTTCATCTGGACGCTGTTCCTACTCGGTGTCGGCGGCTACGTCATCGAAGGGCTCCGCATCGCCGGCACCGGGTTCCCCGAGTTCGAGACGGTGAGCTTCGTCGGCTACTTCCTCGCGCTGGTGTTCGACGCCGCGGGGATGTCCGCCGGGCAGGCCGAGTCGCTCTACTGGTTCGGCTGGTGGAGTCACGCGCTGCTCGCGCTCGGATTCATCGCGTGGATTCCCCGCGCGAAGCCGTTTCACATGCTCTCGTCGTTCGCGAACGTCGTCACCCGCGACGAGAAAGCGGGCAAGCGGCTGCCGAGCGTTCCCGCCGACCTGGACCACGTCAACGCCGAGTCCATCGACGACTTCTCCTGGAAGGAGATTCTCGATCAGGACGCCTGCACGAAGTGCGGCCGCTGTTCGTCGGTCTGCCCCGCGAAAGCCTCCGGTCGGCCGCTCGATCCGCGCGACGTGATTCTCGACCTCAAATCCTACCGCGAGTCGCTCGACGCCGGCGAGACCGAGCCCAAGCCGATAGTCGCCGACGGCGGCGAGTCAGTCGTCGCCGCCGAGACGATGGAGTCGTGCATGGCCTGCATGGCCTGCATGGACGCGTGCCCGGTCGAAATAGAGCACCTCAACTCCTTCACCCGGATGAACCGTCAGCTCACCGACGAGGGCGCGGTGCAGTCGAACATGCAGGACGTCTTCGGGAACCTGATGCAGAAGGGCAACACGTTCGGCGACCCGCCGCGCAAGCGCGCCGACTGGGCGAAGGAGTTATCGTTCGACCTCACCGACGCCCGCGAGGAGGAAGTCGAGTTCCTCTGGTACGTCGGCGACTACCCGAGCTACGACGACCGGAACAAGAAGGTCGCGCGCTCGCTCGCGACGCTGCTCGAGCGCGCCGGCGTCTCCTTCGGCATCCTCTTCGACGACGAGAAGTTCGACGGCAACGACGTCCGCCGCGTCGGCGAGGAGTTCCTCTTCCTCGAACTCGCCGGCCACCACGTCGAGACGTTCGAGGACTGCGAGTTCGAGAAAATCGTCTGCACGGACCCGCACTCGTACAACACGATGAAGAACGAGTACCCCGAAATCGACTTCGGGGAGTTCGCCGACGACCCCGTAATGCCGTTCGAGTACGACGAGTTCTGGAACCAAGAGGGTCAAATTCCGGTGTACCACTGGTCGCAGGTCGTCGAACAGCTCGTCGGCGAGGGCCGCCTCGGTCTCGACGGGACGGAACTCGACTACACGGTCACCTACCACGACCCCTGTCACCTCGGCCGGTACAACGACGTGTACGAGGCCCCGCGCGACATCATCGAGGCGACCGGCTGTGACCTCCACGAGATGCCGCGCAACCGCGCCGACTCCTTCTGCTGCGGTGGCGGCGGCGGCGGCCTCTGGATGGAGTTCGACGAGGAGCCCAAACCGAGCGAGGAGCGACTCCGCGAGGCGCTCGAAGACACCGATGCCGGGTCGGCAGTCGAGAAGTTCGTCGTCGCCTGTCCGATGTGCATGACGATGTACGAGGACGGCAGGAAAACGGGCGACTTCGAAGACGACATCGAAATCGTCGACGTGGCCGAACTGCTCATCGAGGCGCTCGACGCGAAGCGAGAGAAGACGACCGCCGCCGGCGACGACACGCGGCCGGCGACCGCCGACTGA
- a CDS encoding acyl-CoA dehydrogenase family protein: MLDYVDLEADLDEEERMIRDTARRFVDEKVKPDIGDHYEAGTFPGELVSEMGELGFYAPNLDGYGLPDVGERAYGLLMQELEAGDAGIRSMASVQGALVMYPIHAYGSDEQKERWLPDLGTGDAVGCFGLTEPNHGSDPGGMETRAEADGDEYVLNGSKTWITNSPIADVAVVWARDSSAEDSPIRGFLVETDRDGVTTNKIEDKLSMRASITGEIGLNDVRIPEENVLPGVEGLKGPLSCLTQARFGIAWGAVGSARDCFETARQYATDREQFGGPIARFQIQQEKLAEMATQITTSQLLAYRLADLKERGDLRPEQVSMAKRNNVRMARDQARVAREMLGGNGITTDYSPMRHLANLETVYTYEGTHDIHTLVLGKDLTGIAAFE, from the coding sequence ATGCTCGATTACGTGGATTTGGAGGCCGATCTCGACGAGGAGGAGCGGATGATTCGCGACACCGCTCGCCGGTTCGTCGACGAGAAGGTCAAACCCGACATCGGTGACCACTACGAGGCGGGGACGTTCCCCGGGGAGCTCGTCTCCGAGATGGGTGAGCTCGGCTTCTACGCGCCGAACCTCGACGGCTACGGCCTCCCTGACGTTGGCGAGCGCGCCTACGGCCTCCTGATGCAGGAGTTGGAGGCCGGCGACGCGGGTATCCGGTCGATGGCGAGCGTGCAGGGCGCGCTCGTGATGTACCCGATTCACGCCTACGGGAGCGACGAGCAGAAGGAACGCTGGCTCCCCGACCTCGGGACCGGCGACGCCGTCGGCTGCTTCGGTCTGACGGAGCCGAACCACGGCTCAGACCCCGGCGGGATGGAGACGCGCGCGGAGGCAGATGGCGACGAGTACGTCCTCAACGGCTCGAAGACGTGGATCACGAACTCGCCCATCGCCGACGTGGCCGTCGTCTGGGCGCGCGACAGTTCCGCGGAGGACTCGCCGATCCGCGGCTTCCTCGTCGAGACCGACCGCGACGGCGTGACGACGAACAAGATAGAGGACAAACTCTCGATGCGCGCGTCCATCACGGGCGAAATCGGCCTCAACGACGTCCGCATCCCCGAGGAGAACGTCCTCCCGGGCGTCGAGGGGCTGAAAGGCCCGTTGTCGTGTCTGACGCAGGCGCGGTTCGGCATCGCGTGGGGAGCGGTCGGGTCGGCGCGCGACTGCTTCGAGACGGCGCGGCAGTACGCCACCGACCGCGAGCAGTTCGGCGGTCCCATCGCCCGGTTCCAGATTCAACAGGAGAAACTCGCGGAGATGGCGACCCAGATTACGACGAGTCAGTTGCTCGCGTACCGCCTCGCCGACCTGAAGGAGCGCGGCGACCTCCGACCCGAGCAGGTGTCGATGGCCAAGCGCAACAACGTCCGGATGGCGCGCGACCAGGCCCGCGTCGCCCGGGAGATGCTCGGCGGCAACGGCATCACGACCGACTACTCGCCGATGCGACACCTCGCGAACCTCGAAACGGTGTACACCTACGAGGGAACCCACGACATCCACACGCTGGTACTCGGGAAGGATCTCACCGGGATTGCGGCTTTCGAGTAG
- a CDS encoding DCC1-like thiol-disulfide oxidoreductase family protein, producing the protein MSVPRLVYDDDCGFCTWCAVVADRYGEFELVGFAALTDDQLARLPDDYETCAHLLTDDTVFSCGAAAERVLATSHPLFECVFSLLRRVPAYPAVRERLYRWAADRRALWGRIVSRSSA; encoded by the coding sequence ATGTCCGTGCCGCGCCTCGTCTACGACGACGACTGCGGCTTCTGCACGTGGTGTGCCGTCGTCGCCGACCGCTACGGCGAGTTCGAGCTGGTCGGGTTCGCGGCGCTCACCGACGACCAACTCGCTCGCCTCCCCGACGACTACGAGACGTGCGCGCATCTGCTCACCGACGACACCGTCTTCTCCTGTGGGGCGGCCGCAGAGCGGGTGCTCGCGACGTCACATCCGCTTTTCGAGTGCGTCTTCTCGCTCCTGCGGCGCGTACCGGCGTACCCGGCGGTCCGCGAGCGTCTCTATCGGTGGGCCGCAGACCGGCGGGCGCTCTGGGGACGCATCGTCAGTCGGTCGTCGGCGTGA
- a CDS encoding biotin transporter BioY, with protein MATSTDSVELVGDETVKNVARAALFAALMGAFAYVSFPNPVSPAPVTLQVLGVFLAGIMLGPVWGGAAMVLYLAAGAAGVPVFEGGGAGIGSLLANPTLGYLWSYPVAAALVGVVVHRGLTLRDYREAGTPLLVGAMIAGTVVIYALGMVGLMLVLGIGVGEAFAVGAVAFLPAEALKIAAAVGIVRSDAVAAS; from the coding sequence ATGGCTACATCGACGGACAGCGTCGAACTCGTCGGCGACGAGACCGTCAAGAACGTCGCCCGCGCCGCCCTGTTCGCGGCGCTGATGGGCGCGTTCGCCTACGTCTCGTTTCCGAACCCCGTCTCGCCCGCACCCGTGACTCTGCAGGTACTCGGCGTCTTCCTCGCCGGAATCATGCTCGGTCCCGTCTGGGGCGGTGCGGCGATGGTGCTGTATCTCGCCGCCGGGGCCGCGGGCGTACCCGTGTTCGAGGGCGGCGGTGCCGGCATCGGGTCGCTGCTGGCGAACCCGACGCTCGGCTACCTCTGGTCGTACCCCGTCGCCGCCGCGCTCGTCGGCGTCGTCGTCCATCGGGGCCTCACGCTGCGCGACTACCGCGAGGCGGGCACGCCGCTGCTCGTCGGCGCGATGATTGCCGGAACCGTCGTCATCTACGCGCTTGGGATGGTCGGGCTAATGCTCGTTCTCGGCATTGGCGTCGGCGAGGCGTTCGCCGTCGGCGCGGTCGCGTTCCTGCCAGCCGAGGCGCTGAAAATCGCCGCCGCCGTCGGTATCGTCCGCTCGGACGCCGTCGCCGCCTCGTAA
- a CDS encoding ferritin-like domain-containing protein, protein MTTEEVTNTLRQAYVDEMETVMNYLTNSIVLDGVSAEEVKESLREDIQEELGHAEMLGERLKQLDERPPGSQEFEPRQETLQPPEDTTDVLSVINGVLDAEEDAIDTYRTLIKQAEEADDPVTEDIGVTILGDEEAHRTEFRGFKKEYKND, encoded by the coding sequence ATGACCACCGAAGAAGTCACCAACACGCTCAGGCAGGCGTACGTGGACGAGATGGAGACGGTGATGAACTACCTGACGAACTCGATCGTGCTCGACGGCGTCAGCGCCGAGGAAGTCAAGGAGTCGCTCCGCGAGGACATCCAGGAGGAACTCGGCCACGCGGAGATGCTCGGCGAGCGTCTCAAGCAGCTCGACGAGCGACCGCCGGGCTCACAGGAGTTCGAGCCGCGGCAGGAGACGCTCCAGCCGCCGGAGGATACGACCGACGTGCTCTCGGTCATCAACGGCGTCCTCGACGCCGAGGAAGACGCCATCGACACCTACCGGACGCTCATCAAGCAGGCCGAGGAGGCCGACGACCCCGTCACCGAGGACATCGGCGTCACCATCCTCGGAGACGAGGAGGCCCACCGCACCGAGTTCCGCGGCTTCAAGAAAGAGTACAAAAACGACTGA
- a CDS encoding energy-coupling factor transporter transmembrane component T family protein has protein sequence MLNYVPDDSLAHRLDPRTKLLVQFAFVVAAFANETPRGLLALSAVTAALLASSGLSPSTAVREYRFVLPFLFAGPLVSALTLGPPWVVVADAREPALASYRAFLVLLVSAGYVRSTPVRDTRAAIQRTVPGKPGQFLGMGIALVFRFFPLLLADLRRTREATAARLGGERPVVERIRLTTIAGLNRAFGRADRLSLALRARCFAWNPTLPALRFGRLDLLGFAVAAVLAAWALV, from the coding sequence GTGCTGAACTACGTTCCCGACGACTCGCTCGCCCACCGCCTCGACCCGCGGACGAAGCTGCTCGTCCAGTTCGCCTTCGTCGTCGCCGCGTTCGCCAACGAGACGCCCCGCGGTCTCCTCGCGCTTTCGGCGGTGACCGCCGCGTTGCTCGCCTCGTCGGGCCTCTCGCCGTCGACGGCGGTTCGCGAGTACCGGTTCGTCCTCCCGTTTCTTTTCGCCGGTCCGCTCGTCTCGGCGCTGACGCTCGGCCCGCCGTGGGTAGTCGTCGCCGACGCCCGCGAACCCGCCCTCGCCAGCTACCGCGCGTTCTTGGTTCTCCTCGTCAGCGCCGGTTACGTCCGGTCGACGCCCGTCCGCGACACTCGAGCGGCCATCCAGCGTACTGTGCCCGGCAAACCCGGCCAGTTTCTCGGGATGGGTATCGCGCTCGTCTTTCGGTTCTTCCCGCTGTTGCTGGCTGACCTGCGGCGGACGCGCGAGGCGACGGCGGCCCGCCTCGGCGGGGAACGACCGGTCGTCGAGCGAATTCGGCTCACGACGATCGCGGGACTGAACCGCGCGTTCGGCCGCGCCGACCGCCTCTCGCTGGCGCTCCGAGCCCGGTGTTTCGCGTGGAACCCGACGCTTCCGGCGCTCCGCTTCGGCCGTCTCGACCTGCTCGGCTTTGCCGTCGCGGCAGTTCTTGCGGCGTGGGCGCTCGTCTGA
- a CDS encoding energy-coupling factor ABC transporter ATP-binding protein: MIRVRNLTHRYGDTVAVDDVSLSVADGEFVLVVGANGSGKSTLVRHFNGLLEPDAGEVSVDGTPVSADLVAARVAVGMVFQDPRDQLVAATVGADVAFGPENLGLSRAEIDRRVDAALSAVNLDGREGERVADLSGGERERVAIAGALAMEPTHLVLDEPFTGLDEPARRSVLDRLRALHTGGTSVIVVTHDLRDVFSLADRVVGMADGRVVVDGDTESASTRESLSDIDVRLPVTDPC, translated from the coding sequence ATGATTCGGGTCCGAAACCTCACGCACCGCTACGGCGACACCGTCGCCGTCGACGACGTCTCGCTCAGCGTCGCCGACGGCGAGTTCGTCCTCGTCGTCGGCGCAAATGGGTCAGGAAAGTCGACGCTCGTCCGCCACTTCAACGGACTGCTCGAACCCGACGCGGGCGAGGTGTCCGTCGACGGCACGCCCGTCTCCGCGGACCTCGTCGCCGCGCGCGTCGCCGTCGGGATGGTGTTTCAGGACCCGCGCGACCAACTCGTCGCGGCCACCGTCGGCGCGGACGTGGCGTTCGGCCCCGAGAATCTCGGTCTCTCGCGGGCCGAAATCGACCGCCGTGTCGACGCCGCGCTCTCGGCGGTGAATCTCGACGGCCGCGAAGGCGAACGCGTCGCCGACCTCTCGGGCGGTGAGCGCGAACGCGTCGCCATCGCGGGCGCGCTGGCGATGGAGCCGACCCATCTCGTGCTGGACGAACCCTTTACCGGATTGGACGAACCCGCGCGGCGGTCGGTGCTCGACCGTCTCCGCGCGCTCCACACGGGCGGAACGAGCGTCATCGTCGTCACCCACGACCTACGGGACGTGTTCTCGCTCGCCGACCGAGTCGTCGGGATGGCCGACGGTCGCGTCGTCGTCGACGGCGACACCGAATCGGCGTCGACCCGCGAGTCGCTCTCCGACATCGACGTTCGCCTCCCGGTTACCGACCCGTGCTGA
- a CDS encoding cupin domain-containing protein produces MEPVNDADLDWSETDRDDTHFRRKKLASAAGGERLGCSLYELPTGGNSWPYHYHTGNEEAIYVLSGRGTLRLGDDEHDLRSGDYVALPAGEAGGHRVGNDADEPLRYLVLSTMDDPDVSVYPDSGKIGIFAGSAPGSDDPRLVEGYYRRDDTVSYWDE; encoded by the coding sequence ATGGAGCCCGTCAACGACGCCGACCTCGACTGGAGCGAGACCGACCGCGACGACACCCACTTTCGCCGGAAGAAACTCGCCAGCGCCGCCGGCGGCGAGCGACTCGGCTGTAGTCTCTACGAACTCCCGACCGGCGGCAACTCGTGGCCCTACCACTACCACACGGGCAACGAGGAGGCCATCTACGTGCTCTCGGGTCGCGGAACGCTCCGTCTCGGCGACGACGAACACGACCTCCGGTCCGGCGACTACGTGGCGCTTCCCGCCGGTGAAGCGGGCGGCCACCGCGTCGGCAACGACGCCGACGAACCGCTCCGCTACCTGGTGCTGTCGACGATGGACGACCCCGACGTGAGCGTCTACCCCGACTCCGGGAAGATCGGAATCTTCGCGGGTTCGGCTCCCGGCAGCGACGACCCCCGACTCGTCGAGGGGTACTACCGCCGCGACGACACCGTCAGCTACTGGGACGAGTGA